The Thiomicrorhabdus aquaedulcis sequence AATATTGGAGTCGGCAATGGTCACAAACGCTTTTTCATAACCAGCATGAATGGCCGCTTGTACCGATCCATTTTTAAGCTCTTCACGAATACGCTCAAAAATAAGCACGTTGGCATCCACCGCCATACCCACGGTTAACACAATTCCGGCAATACCAGGCAACGTCAAAGTAGCTTGCAACATAGACAGAACCGCAACAATCACCACTACGTTAAGCATGAGCACTACGTTAGCCACCAACCCTGCGACTTTGTAGCGCCAAACCATCAAAATTAACACTAAAACAAACCCAACAATCACCGACATAAGTCCTTGGTTAATGTTGTCTTGCCCTAGGCTTGGCCCCACGGTACGTTCTTCAACAATTTCCATGGGCGCGGCTAAGGCTCCGGCGCGCAACAATAACGCCAAATCTTGTGCTTCTTGCGGTGAATCCAAACCAGTAATTTGAAAACGATCGGCAAACTGTCCACGAATCACAGCGGCATTAATCACGTCTTTTGTGGTGATACGCACTTTGGTCTTTACACCGTTTTCTTCGACCGTTTCAACGCGGTTTTCAATAAACACCACCGCCATACGATTACCGACATTTTGCTTGGTGGTGGCCAACATTTTACGTCCACCCGCACCGTCCAATGTCACGTTAACCATGGCCGAGCCTTGTTGCGAATCAATGCCCGATGAGGCGTTAATCACGTTTTCACCGCTAACAATCACACTGCGTTGCAATAAAATTGGCTTGCCATCTCTAAACTGATACAGCAATGCCCCGTTGGGAGCAAAGCCGCTTTTTTGCGCGCGATACGGGTCGCCTTTTTCTTCGACCATTCTAAATTCAAGTGTGGCGGTAGCGCCTAAAATCTCTTTAGCGCGTGCGGTGTCTTGCACACCGGGTAATTGCACGACAATACGGCGATCGCCCTGTTGCTGAATAACCGGCTCGGCTACGCCTAACTCGTTAATACGATTGCGTAACGTGGTTATGTTTTGTTGCAATGCAAACTTTTGAATTTCGGTGGCGGCTTTAGGCAACAAAACCAGTTTAACAGTAGGTGCAGCCGTGTCTTCTACAGTGGTGGTGCTAAATTGCTCACTGTATGTTTCGGTCAGTTTAAGCAGGCCTGCTTGCAAGGTTTGCATATCTTTAAACTGAACATTTAAGGTACGGTCTTGTACTTCTACATTAACGTAGCGCACGGCGGCTTCACGCAACACGCCTTTAATTTCGTCTACATGACGCTCATAAGCTTTGTCGACTGCCGCGTCCATGTCTACGTCCATTAAAAAGTGGACACCGCCGCGTAAATCAAGCCCTAAATACATGGGTTTTGCGCCCAGTGCACTTAAAAAATCGGGGGTTGCTGGCGCTAAATTTAGTGCGACTACCGCTTGACGGCCTAAGGTTTCTTTAACCACTGACTGCGCTTTAAGCTGGTCTTCGGTATTATTAAAACGAATTAAAAAACGACCATTTTCAAACTCTAACGACTTAACCGCTAAACTGGCTTGGCTTAAGGCTTTTGTTACGCTGTCTTGCGTGTCGGCATTAAATACCATCGATTTTGCTGGGGTAATTTGCACCGCAGGATCATCACCAAATAAGTTGGGTAACGCGTAGGTTAAACCAATGATGGTAACCACAATCAGCAGCAGGTATTTCCATGCCGGATAAGTGTTGGTTATGAGGGTTTGTCGTGTTTGAAACATCGCATTCTTCTCGTATTGATTCAAAAAACCGTTGCTCTTCTTAATACTGGTCAACGTTCTCTAGAAACTAAAAACAACAAAAGGGGCTTAAAGCCCCTTTTAATGAAACGGCAATTTACTCGCCTTTTAAGGTGCCTTTTGGCAATAAACGCGAAATAGTTTGACGCTCGATTTTAACCACCACATTGTCGGCGATTTCAACGTCGCAAAAGCCGTCGTTCATTTCACGGACTTTACCGGCCAAACCGCCGTAAGTGACCACTTCGTCGCCTTTTTTAATGGCTTCAACCAACGCTTTGTGTTCTTTTACTTTTTCTGTTGTGGGCGAATTAATAAAAAATAAAACACCACAAACAACAATACTAAAGGAATAATCCCTTCCCAACCGCCGCCTACGCTGGTGGCCGCGCCTTCTGCCATTGCATCACTAATAAAAAAACTCATGCTTTTCTCCTAAGGTTAAAAAATTAATCGCGCTATTTTGGCACAGCCTGCTTAAAAAATCTGCTAAAAATAACCAGGCCTGGTGACTTTAATGCGCTTAGTGGGGTTTAGATCATCATTTAGAGTCTAAAAGTACCGGGACGGGCTGACCAATTCCGGCGTAAAATTCGTCTACAAACGCCTCTAGCCGATGCGCGCTGATCGCCTCACGCAATCCGCGCATTAAATCTTGGTAGTAGTGCAAATTGTGTATGGTGTTTAAACGTGCGCCCTGAATCTCTTTGCACTTATCTAAATGGTGTAAATAGGCGCGAGTGTAGTTTTGGCAGGTGTAGCATTGGCACTCGCTGTCAATCGGCTCAAGGCTGATTTTGTGTTTGGCGTTACGAATTTTAACCACCCCTTGGCGTGAAAACAAAAAGCCGTTACGCGCGTTGCGGGTGGGCATGACGCAATCAAACATATCAATCCCCCGACGCACCGCTTCCACCAAATCTTCGGGTTTGCCCACGCCCATTAAATAACGTGGTTTGTCTTTGGGCATGTGCGGCTCGGTAAAGTCCAGCGTTTCCATCATGGCCTCTTTGGGCTCGCCTACCGACAAACCGCCAATGGCGTAACCGTCAAAGCCAATGGCTTTTAACGCGTCAACGGATACTTTGCGCAAATCCTCAAACATACCGCCTTGCACAATACCAAACAGCGCCGCTGGGTTGTCGCCGTGCGCGACTTTAGAACGTTGCGCCCAACGCAACGACAGTTCCATCGACACTTTAGCCATTTCATGAGTGGCGGGATAAGGCGTGCATTCGTCAAAAATCATCACAATGTCCGAACCCAACTTACGCTGTACTTCCATGGACTCTTCTGGCCCCATAAATATTTTAGCGCCGCTGACCGGACTGTTAAACGTCACACCTTCTTCTTTTATTTTGCGCATTTTACCCAGGCTAAACACCTGAAAGCCGCCCGAATCCGTCAAAATAGGACCTTTCCAGTGCATAAAATCGTGTAAATCGCCGTGCAGCTCAATAATGTCCGTGCCCGGGCGCAGTGCCAAATGAAAGGTGTTGCCTAAAATAATCTGTGCGCCAGTAGCTTCGACCTCTTCGGGCGTCATTCCTTTTACCGAGCCGTATGTGCCAACGGGCATAAACGCCGGGGTTTCGACCACGCCACGCGCAAAGATTAATCGGCCACGGCGCGCTCGGCCGTCGGTGGTGTCCAGTTCAAATTGCATGTTTATTCCTAATTAGTGTTTGACCAGGCCTGGTCAACTCAAGTTAACGTGTTGTCGGCGATACGGCGGGCTTTGGAAACACCAGCATGGCGTCACCGTAACTAAAAAATCGATAGTGCTGTTGCACCGCGTGTTGATACGCCGCCATGGTGCGCTCATACCCGGCCAACGCCGACACCAGCATAATCAAAGTTGATTCGGGCAGATGAAAATTGGTGAGCAACACATCCACTTGTTTAAAGTCGTAGCCTGGGGTAATAAAAATATCGGTTTCACCTTGATAGGGTGCTAACTGTCCGCTCGGCGACAAGCGCGAGGCACTTTCTAAACAGCGAACCGACGTAGTGCCCACCGCAATCACTCGACCGCCGTTAGCGCGTGCCGTGCGCACTTGATCCACCAATGTTTGCTCCACCTCAAGGTATTCGGAATGCATGACGTGCTGAGCAATATCGTCCACCTGCACGGGTTTAAAGGTGCCCGCGCCGACGTGCAAGGTGACAAAACCTATATCAACCCCCAGCGCGGCAATGTCGGCCAACATATCGGCATCAAAATGCAACCCCGCCGTGGGTGCGGCCACCGCACCTGGTTTGCTGGAATAGACGGTTTGATAGCGCGTTTTGTCGGCCAATTGGTCTTCAGTACGCTCAATGTACGGTGGCAACGGCATATGACCGTGCGCCTCAATTAAGTCTAAAGCGCTCTGGTGATGATGGACTTTAAGCACAAATAACGCGTCTTTTCGACCCAACACTTCTACTTCAAACGCGTTTTCAATGATGAGCCGCGCCCCCACTTTGGGCGCACGACTGGCGCGAACATGTGCCAGCACCGTGTGCTCATCTACCACGCGTTCAATGAGAAGTTCAATTTGACCGCCACTGGCTTTTTGCCAAATAAACGCGCTGGAATCACCCGTGTGTTGTTAAACACCAATAAGTCATTAGGCTGTAAAAAGTCCAATAGGTCAGGAAACTGCGCATCTTGCAACGCGCCGTCTTCGGTTAATACCAACAAACGACTGCCGCGGCGTTGCGCGGAGGGTTGCTGGGCAATTAGATTGGGTGGCAGTTCAAAAAAGAAATCTTGGCGTTTCATGCGCTCTCAAAGGCTTCGCGCGCACCTGTTTATGGATTTTAACCAGGCTAACGCTTCAATAAAAGGGCGTTATTTTGACTGATTGCACCTGTATTTTCAAGCGCTTATCGCATGCTTAATTATGGCATTTAAACGTTTAAACCTTTTTACCAGGCCTGGTCATTGTCATGTCGCGCTGATTTATAACAATAAACTCGCTTAACGCCTCAGGGCAAATGGGTCGGCTAAACCAATACCCTTGCCCCACATCACACCCCAAGTCGGACAATACTTGACGTTGCTCATCGGTTTCAATCCCTTCAGCCACCACCGTCATAGACAAATCGTGCGCCAAATGAATCATGGCTTTTGCAATCGCAAATTGACGTTTATCGTCAATAATATCAATTACAAACGCACGATCAATCTTTAAGGTATCAAACGGAAACAGCGTTAAATAGTGCAAAGATGAAAAACCGGTACCAAAATCGTCTAAAGCAATTGAAAAACCCCTAGACTTTAACAACTCAATTTTTTCCAAACTGCGCTCTACATTATTAAGTAAAACACTTTCGGTCAGCTCAATTTGCACTCGGGCCAAATCGACACCCAACCGCTCAAACTGCTCAATAGCCCGTTCACAAAAGACCTCATCCGCAAATTGGCGCGCCGAAACGTTAATAGAAAACTTAATATCAACACCCAAAGCCTGCCATTTAGCAATATCCGCACCCGCTTGCGCCATTAAGGTTTCGCTTACCGCACCAATCAAACCCGTTTCTTCTGACACAGGAATAAACACGCCCGGCGATGGCCCATGCGATCCATCGGGTAAAATCCAACGCGCCAACACTTCTGCGCCCACCATTTGACCACTCTTTAACTCAATCAATGGCTGATAATACGGCTTAATACAGTCGGTTTTTAAGGCAGCGCGCAAGCGCGTTTGCATGTCCACCATTTCGGTGGCGTGTTCGGCCATTTCATGAGCAAAAAATGCCATGCTTAAACCCTGGCTTTTGGCCTTAAACATAGCCGCATCGGCGTGCTGAATCAGCGCTTCGGGTGTAACGCCATCGCGTGGATACACCGCAATTCCAGCTGTCGCGCCTATGCTTAAACGATGCCCCTCAATTCTAAAAGGTGCTTCAAGTAACTGATTTATGCGCAACACACAACCTTGTAAAGCGGCGCTGCTAGTTGATTGCTGCGTTACCAACACAAACTCATCACCGCCAAAGCGCGCTATCATGGCTTGCTCTACCTCTAAACAACTGTGCTTAAAACGCCCCGCGACCTCTTGCAATAACGCATCGCCAATTGAGTGCCCATAAGCATCGTTGACATATTTAAACCGATCCAAATCAATAAACAGCACCGCAAATTCACCTGCATGCTCACCATGAATGGTTAATTCGTCAAAATACGTGCTGTTTTGCGCAATTAATTTTTGCATATAATCGCTTAAATAACGTCGATTAGGCAAATCAGTAAGCGGATCAAACAAACCCAAGTGCTCTAACTGATGCTCGGCCAACTTACGCTCTGTAATGTCAATATTAATGGAGCGCACCCCAATAACATGCCCCGAAGGGTCTCTAACCGTGCCGCACAAATGCTCAAGCCAGCGCACCTCGCCATCACGTTTAACCACTCTAAATTCAACTTTTTCAGGCGCGCCATCATCGTTCATGTGATGCGAATGACTTAACCAGGCCTGGCAATCGTCTTTGTAAATAATGGAATCCATAAAGCTTGGGGTTTGATAAAAATCTTCTGGCTGATAACCCGTAATAGACAACACTGCGGGCGACACATACTGATACACACCCTCTACGGTGCGCAACGACACAAACTCTAATGAAAAGTCAGCCACCGCTTTAAACAAAAGTTTTTCGCGTTGATGCTGCTCATTACGCTCATAAATCCACCCCCAAGCTACACCCAAAAACACACTGGCAAACAGCGGTATTAACCAGCCAACTAACCCAGAATCAGACTGAATTACACTATTTTGAATGTACGCAAACGGCAAAATAAACACAAACGCCCAAAACACCGTTTTAACGTAACTTACGCGCGCCAATTTCTTAAACATTTTCACTTAAAACAACAGCCTTTTTAAATTCATTAACTACGATTAATCCATGCAAAAAAGTCACAGACTAAAAATAAAATTTTGTAGAGTATTAGTTATATTTATAGCAGAGTCAAAACAGCATTTTTTATTTGCCGATAAGTTTTAAACCTAGGTAATTATTCTGCCCACACACTTTGGCGGTCACTAACGAACCCATTATTCAAAATTAAGGCATTGTTTTGGTTTTTACAGTTGACAGGCTTAAAACAAGCCACTATAATTCGCGACCACAACATGCACGCCAGTGTGGTGAAATTGGTAGACACGCCGGATTCAAAATCCGGTGCCTTTAAAAGCGTGTCGGTTCGAGTCCGACCACTGGTACCATTAACTTATCGCAAGTTAATGTTTTTTGTTTTGCACAAATCGTTTCACCTCTTTATACAACCGTAGCTCAGTTGGTTAGAGCACTACCTTGACATGGTAGGGGTCGGTGGTTCGAATCCACTCGGTTGTACCAAATAAACGTTTAAAATCAGTAAGTTACAAAAAAATAAGCCACACATCCCTTCTCGATTCACACGCCAATTAAAAAAACTACACGAAAACTACACGCTGACCAATAAACCACATTCGTTGATTTGTAACCAATGTTGCAACCAAACTCATGTCTTCTAGAAAATCTTAACTTATATAAAAAATAGAATTGATTTCAACTGCTTTCTAGACTGGGAGGAGGTTATAAAGATTAGTGCTGAAAGATGTCTATGACGCTCAACAGAGCTCCCATCAATGAACGTTGATGAGTTACTGCTAATAAATAAAATTAATTGCCTCATAAAATAAAAATAATTCATTTATAAAATAAACTTAAGAAATTACTATTTTTTAAAACTAAAGCTTAATAAGATGCAATCAAGCAAATGAAAACCCGTCAAAATGACGGGCTAATTTTTCAAGCATTACAGTGCTTAAGAGATAAATGCTTCGCAAAGTACTGAGCCATTGTGAATTCGCATTTTTTTGAGATATGCGATTAATATTCTAAAAAATAAACGCTTGTTTAGCAATTTTTTAATTTTCACAATAAAGAGCTAAGTACCTTTTTAATTATTATTTTTATTGTTAAAGGAAATTAAAACATGATACAAAAAAACTTATTCGATATAGTATCTATGCAAGAAGAAGATTTAAAAACGCTAATAAGATTTGTTATTTCTGAAGTCGCAGCAAAAACACAACAAGAATTGACCGCTAAAAAATCTGAAGTTCTTCGGCC is a genomic window containing:
- the secD gene encoding protein translocase subunit SecD, which gives rise to MFQTRQTLITNTYPAWKYLLLIVVTIIGLTYALPNLFGDDPAVQITPAKSMVFNADTQDSVTKALSQASLAVKSLEFENGRFLIRFNNTEDQLKAQSVVKETLGRQAVVALNLAPATPDFLSALGAKPMYLGLDLRGGVHFLMDVDMDAAVDKAYERHVDEIKGVLREAAVRYVNVEVQDRTLNVQFKDMQTLQAGLLKLTETYSEQFSTTTVEDTAAPTVKLVLLPKAATEIQKFALQQNITTLRNRINELGVAEPVIQQQGDRRIVVQLPGVQDTARAKEILGATATLEFRMVEEKGDPYRAQKSGFAPNGALLYQFRDGKPILLQRSVIVSGENVINASSGIDSQQGSAMVNVTLDGAGGRKMLATTKQNVGNRMAVVFIENRVETVEENGVKTKVRITTKDVINAAVIRGQFADRFQITGLDSPQEAQDLALLLRAGALAAPMEIVEERTVGPSLGQDNINQGLMSVIVGFVLVLILMVWRYKVAGLVANVVLMLNVVVIVAVLSMLQATLTLPGIAGIVLTVGMAVDANVLIFERIREELKNGSVQAAIHAGYEKAFVTIADSNITTLLAAVLLFSFGSGPVKGFAITLSIGILTSMFTAIVGSRAIINLLYGNKRDVTKISI
- the tgt gene encoding tRNA guanosine(34) transglycosylase Tgt — protein: MQFELDTTDGRARRGRLIFARGVVETPAFMPVGTYGSVKGMTPEEVEATGAQIILGNTFHLALRPGTDIIELHGDLHDFMHWKGPILTDSGGFQVFSLGKMRKIKEEGVTFNSPVSGAKIFMGPEESMEVQRKLGSDIVMIFDECTPYPATHEMAKVSMELSLRWAQRSKVAHGDNPAALFGIVQGGMFEDLRKVSVDALKAIGFDGYAIGGLSVGEPKEAMMETLDFTEPHMPKDKPRYLMGVGKPEDLVEAVRRGIDMFDCVMPTRNARNGFLFSRQGVVKIRNAKHKISLEPIDSECQCYTCQNYTRAYLHHLDKCKEIQGARLNTIHNLHYYQDLMRGLREAISAHRLEAFVDEFYAGIGQPVPVLLDSK
- a CDS encoding putative bifunctional diguanylate cyclase/phosphodiesterase, yielding MFKKLARVSYVKTVFWAFVFILPFAYIQNSVIQSDSGLVGWLIPLFASVFLGVAWGWIYERNEQHQREKLLFKAVADFSLEFVSLRTVEGVYQYVSPAVLSITGYQPEDFYQTPSFMDSIIYKDDCQAWLSHSHHMNDDGAPEKVEFRVVKRDGEVRWLEHLCGTVRDPSGHVIGVRSINIDITERKLAEHQLEHLGLFDPLTDLPNRRYLSDYMQKLIAQNSTYFDELTIHGEHAGEFAVLFIDLDRFKYVNDAYGHSIGDALLQEVAGRFKHSCLEVEQAMIARFGGDEFVLVTQQSTSSAALQGCVLRINQLLEAPFRIEGHRLSIGATAGIAVYPRDGVTPEALIQHADAAMFKAKSQGLSMAFFAHEMAEHATEMVDMQTRLRAALKTDCIKPYYQPLIELKSGQMVGAEVLARWILPDGSHGPSPGVFIPVSEETGLIGAVSETLMAQAGADIAKWQALGVDIKFSINVSARQFADEVFCERAIEQFERLGVDLARVQIELTESVLLNNVERSLEKIELLKSRGFSIALDDFGTGFSSLHYLTLFPFDTLKIDRAFVIDIIDDKRQFAIAKAMIHLAHDLSMTVVAEGIETDEQRQVLSDLGCDVGQGYWFSRPICPEALSEFIVINQRDMTMTRPGKKV